A single Perca flavescens isolate YP-PL-M2 chromosome 2, PFLA_1.0, whole genome shotgun sequence DNA region contains:
- the rnaseh2a gene encoding ribonuclease H2 subunit A isoform X2, with protein MDLRPFETDNSVSCRLSSQIPDVCQTEDCCLGIDEAGRGPVLGPMVYGICFCPVSKKQELKESKVADSKTLSEAERENLFQKLDEAKSYLGWALQILSPNTISTSMLQRTKYNLNALSHDTAIGLIQYALDSGVQLTEVFVDTVGPAEKYEEKLSKLFPGIKVTVRPKADSLFPVVSAASICAKVARDRVVKGWNFAEDLGEVDVDYGSGYPNDPKTKAWLLKYLDPVFGFPQFVRFSWSTAQTLIDNKGVTVHWDDDDEDGEKAAQRQNNRSMLAYFSSSAGGNDQNPTHRFFTERRLKSLDRL; from the exons ATGGACCTCCGTCCCTTTGAAACAGACAACTCGGTCAGCTGCCGACTGTCCTCTCAGATCCCTGATGTCTGCCAGACTGAGGACTGCTGTTTGGGCATTGACGAGGCCGGCAGAGGGCCTGTGCTGG GGCCCATGGTGTATGGAATATGTTTCTGTCCAGTTTCCAAAAAGCAGGAGCTGAAGGAATCGAAAGTGGCAG ATTCAAAGACTCTATcagaggcagaaagagagaatCTTTTCCAAAAACTGGATGAAGCCAAAAGTTATTTAGGCTGGGCTCTGCAGATTCTCTCACCAAACACCATCTCTACCAGCATGTTACAGAG GACAAAGTACAACCTGAATGCTCTTTCACATGATACAGCAATTGGTCTAATACAGTATGCCTTGGACAGTGGAGTACAGCTCACAGAG GTATTCGTGGACACAGTTGGTCCAGCAGAGAAGTATGAAGAGAAACTTTCAAAGCTGTTCCCAGGTATAAAGGTGACTGTAAGGCCAAAGGCCGACTCCCTCTTCCCCGTCGTCAGTGCAGCCAGTATCTGTGCAAAG GTGGCCAGGGACCGTGTTGTAAAGGGCTGGAACTTTGCTGAGGACCTGGGAGAGGTGGATGTAGACTACGGCTCAGGATACCCCAATG ACCCCAAGACTAAAGCGTGGTTGCTCAAGTACCTGGACCCAGTGTTTGGTTTCCCTCAGTTTGTTCGATTTAGTTGGAGCACTGCCCAAACCCTGATTGACAACAAGGGTGTGACTGTCCACTG GGATGATGATGACGAGGATGGGGAGAAGGCAGCCCAGCGGCAGAACAACCGGTCCATGTTGGCCTACTTCAGTTCATCAGCTGGAGGTAACGACCAAAACCCAACACACCGCTTCTTTACTGAGCGGAGGCTGAAGAGCCTCGACAGACTCTGA
- the rnaseh2a gene encoding ribonuclease H2 subunit A isoform X1, whose translation MIYAALMFYPKSLNYSFKELVVLPAVMDLRPFETDNSVSCRLSSQIPDVCQTEDCCLGIDEAGRGPVLGPMVYGICFCPVSKKQELKESKVADSKTLSEAERENLFQKLDEAKSYLGWALQILSPNTISTSMLQRTKYNLNALSHDTAIGLIQYALDSGVQLTEVFVDTVGPAEKYEEKLSKLFPGIKVTVRPKADSLFPVVSAASICAKVARDRVVKGWNFAEDLGEVDVDYGSGYPNDPKTKAWLLKYLDPVFGFPQFVRFSWSTAQTLIDNKGVTVHWDDDDEDGEKAAQRQNNRSMLAYFSSSAGGNDQNPTHRFFTERRLKSLDRL comes from the exons ATGATATATGCTGCTTTAATGTTTTATCCCAAGAGCCTGAACTACTCGTTTAAAGAGCTTGTTGTTCTG CCAGCTGTCATGGACCTCCGTCCCTTTGAAACAGACAACTCGGTCAGCTGCCGACTGTCCTCTCAGATCCCTGATGTCTGCCAGACTGAGGACTGCTGTTTGGGCATTGACGAGGCCGGCAGAGGGCCTGTGCTGG GGCCCATGGTGTATGGAATATGTTTCTGTCCAGTTTCCAAAAAGCAGGAGCTGAAGGAATCGAAAGTGGCAG ATTCAAAGACTCTATcagaggcagaaagagagaatCTTTTCCAAAAACTGGATGAAGCCAAAAGTTATTTAGGCTGGGCTCTGCAGATTCTCTCACCAAACACCATCTCTACCAGCATGTTACAGAG GACAAAGTACAACCTGAATGCTCTTTCACATGATACAGCAATTGGTCTAATACAGTATGCCTTGGACAGTGGAGTACAGCTCACAGAG GTATTCGTGGACACAGTTGGTCCAGCAGAGAAGTATGAAGAGAAACTTTCAAAGCTGTTCCCAGGTATAAAGGTGACTGTAAGGCCAAAGGCCGACTCCCTCTTCCCCGTCGTCAGTGCAGCCAGTATCTGTGCAAAG GTGGCCAGGGACCGTGTTGTAAAGGGCTGGAACTTTGCTGAGGACCTGGGAGAGGTGGATGTAGACTACGGCTCAGGATACCCCAATG ACCCCAAGACTAAAGCGTGGTTGCTCAAGTACCTGGACCCAGTGTTTGGTTTCCCTCAGTTTGTTCGATTTAGTTGGAGCACTGCCCAAACCCTGATTGACAACAAGGGTGTGACTGTCCACTG GGATGATGATGACGAGGATGGGGAGAAGGCAGCCCAGCGGCAGAACAACCGGTCCATGTTGGCCTACTTCAGTTCATCAGCTGGAGGTAACGACCAAAACCCAACACACCGCTTCTTTACTGAGCGGAGGCTGAAGAGCCTCGACAGACTCTGA